Proteins from one Hemibagrus wyckioides isolate EC202008001 linkage group LG16, SWU_Hwy_1.0, whole genome shotgun sequence genomic window:
- the si:ch211-244c8.4 gene encoding APC membrane recruitment protein 2, whose amino-acid sequence MLRENNRHADTLLRNTNMDAQPDNCEPPPCDPQPPGKIRKALKLFSKRKPGSGVASIFSVRIKGEGGLKSPPSRSKTLDGLTEIVAPEAEAESVDLDQDASHKEDAALAEPTSMKNNLESASTRQSISSLTSAKSLSFLSMLRWNRKGGGGERETQTESYRSGQQRKGLKSLFGSVRWHRKDKEEEDEVLTCPPLLASRTNSVEIMKENLTLTPRPERHSTDESEIEKQPSPSQDDHVTKVSGAAKTSTNDRLSMLLGDISSILSLDSLAGGGDIVADVEAEWVKVSSRVEKKDSTCETMKKEKAFLAPKPTLSDAPYLNSSSIIPSSTENIISSPIPPKPIPSPTTKQTLSPPCTPSPTTSTKSTPSNISPSTFKPTTKPLLATVLSHDLSSIPSPNIIPVHITVPISHPTTTLTISTKPTLTPSSPLTPEPSPKPSPTLFPAYSPATVSKSFISITEKAPEPAAAFAIITEPTLALSPTTTPNAASTPITRPIHSIAQDTKHSSAPVTKYPPFITSTKPVPTAPVIRPKIVTTFGLSTSRNTAPIIKPEPKQSAHQNKSGPLQTENGSGSVGKKSSLSEDGAPYVAKHLFVASNQPTITTLSATSEPAPNKTEPVHTSVPSGYSLLPTLSNRPAPNIAPCCVPRGEKGPEDVASPGVVEDTQNATSFKPEKKTLIIKPTTLSKIPVSGGGKSKQHHKNAQSNSEERHLNLPTPVHEEETLTSLSRESSSKDALSDLSTESGAITPVLFYSNEDILNSAAPSMGTVSIHRESKIPIKHGSTATYHSLQGKTEVVRSKIPVSKVPVRRISNKPGPTSTAAATRK is encoded by the coding sequence ATGCTGAGAGAGAACAATAGACACGCTGATACGCTGCTGAGGAATACTAACATGGATGCCCAGCCGGACAACTGCGAGCCCCCACCATGCGATCCTCAGCCTCCAGGTAAAATACGTAAGGCATTGAAGCTGTTCAGCAAACGCAAGCCTGGCAGTGGAGTAGCTAGTATCTTCTCTGTGCGCATTAAAGGTGAAGGTGGACTCAAATCACCCCCATCAAGAAGCAAAACCCTGGATGGATTAACAGAGATAGTGGCTCCAGAAGCAGAGGCAGAATCAGTGGACCTAGACCAGGATGCCAGCCACAAAGAGGATGCTGCATTGGCTGAGCCGACAAGCATGAAGAATAATCTGGAGTCAGCCTCAACCAGACAATCCATATCTTCTCTTACTTCTGCCAAATCACTGAGCTTCCTTAGCATGCTTCGGTGGAATCGGAAGggaggagggggagaaagagagactcaAACTGAGTCTTACAGATCTGGGCAGCAAAGAAAAGGCCTTAAAAGTCTGTTTGGAAGTGTACGTTGGCACAGGAAAGacaaggaggaggaagatgaagtCTTAACTTGTCCACCTCTCCTTGCATCTCGTACTAATAGTGTggaaataatgaaagaaaacctGACCCTGACTCCAAGACCTGAACGACACTCTACAGATGAATCAGAGATTGAAAAACAACCCTCTCCATCACAGGATGACCATGTCACTAAGGTGAGTGGAGCTGCTAAAACATCAACTAATGACAGACTGAGCATGCTACTTGGAGATATCTCATCTATATTGAGCTTGGACTCATTAGCAGGCGGTGGTGATATTGTTGCTGATGTAGAAGCAGAATGGGTCAAAGTCAGTAGTCGTGTGGAGAAAAAGGATAGCACATGTGAAACTATGAAAAAGGAGAAGGCTTTTTTAGCTCCTAAACCTACACTTTCTGATGCACCTTACCTTAACTCTAGTTCCATTATACCCTCTTCTACAGAAAATATCATTTCATCACCTATACCACCCAAACCCATACCTAGCcctacaacaaaacaaacactttcACCTCCCTGTACTCCAAGCCCTACTACTTCAACTAAATCTACCCCATCCAATATATCTCCCTCTACATTCAAGCCTACAACAAAACCTCTCCTAGCCACTGTACTTAGCCATGATTTGTCCTCGATTCCATCACCAAATATCATACCTGTCCATATTACTGTCCCTATATCCCATCCAACTACAACCTTAACTATTTCAACCAAACCTACCCTCACTCCTAGTTCTCCACTTACCCCTGAGCCATCACCTAAACCTTCCCCCACACTTTTCCCTGCCTATTCCCCTGCTACTGTTTCTAAATCTTTTATCTCAATCACAGAAAAAGCTCCAGAGCCTGCTGCTGCTTTTGCCATCATAACTGAGCCCACTCTTGCCCTGAGTCCAACAACCACACCAAATGCTGCTTCCACACCCATAACAAGGCCCATTCATTCCATAGCTCAGGATACTAAGCACAGTAGTGCTCCAGTAACCAAATATCCTCCATTCATCACATCAACCAAGCCTGTTCCAACTGCTCCAGTGATCAGACCCAAAATTGTAACTACATTTGGATTATCAACTAGCCGCAACACTGCACCTATCATCAAACCTGAGCCTAAGCAGTCTGCTCATCAAAATAAATCAGGTCCCTTACAGACTGAAAATGGGTCAGGGTCAGTCGGCAAAAAGAGTTCACTTTCAGAAGATGGAGCTCCTTATGTTGCTAAACATTTGTTTGTAGCTAGCAATCAGCCAACCATCACAACTTTATCTGCTACCTCGGAACCCGCCCCCAATAAGACAGAACCTGTTCATACTTCTGTACCTTCTGGGTATTCCCTGCTGCCAACCTTGTCAAACAGGCCTGCTCCAAACATTGCACCTTGTTGTGTGCCAAGAGGAGAAAAAGGGCCGGAAGATGTGGCAAGCCCAGGAGTGGTAGAAGACACCCAAAATGCTACTTCTTTCAAGCCAGAAAAGAAAACCCTAATTATTAAGCCCACAACTCTCAGTAAGATCCCTGTGAGTGGTGGAGGGAAGTCAAAACAGCACCACAAAAATGCCCAATCTAATAGTGAAGAGAGACATTTGAACCTCCCAACACCAGTGCATGAAGAGGAGACCCTGACTTCTCTCTCCCGGGAAAGCAGCAGCAAGGATGCCCTGAGTGACCTGTCTACTGAATCAGGGGCCATAACTCCTGTCCTATTCTACAGCAATGAAGATATACTAAACTCAGCAGCCCCCTCAATGGGGACAGTCAGCATACACAGAGAGTCCAAAATTCCCATCAAACATGGTTCTACAGCAACGTACCACTCATTGCAAGGGAAGACAGAGGTAGTACGCTCCAAGATCCCTGTTTCTAAAGTTCCTGTCCGCCGGATTAGCAATAAGCCTGGGCCCACTTCCACAGCTGCGGCCACACGAAAATAA